The Accipiter gentilis chromosome 7, bAccGen1.1, whole genome shotgun sequence genome includes a region encoding these proteins:
- the HAX1 gene encoding HCLS1-associated protein X-1, with product MSFYDAFRGFFGFPGRRRPRDPLFGGTAWDEEEEEDDDGPSLAQPPQDFAFGFSPGGSRGAFEELFRDVGELLGVFGGAWAGPPQPFEPPLPGPSEGSTGRQLRDSMLKHPDSLAPDASPGASERASEPARPWRPFLGVEDAHLAPPSLKEDQDLDSQVSSTGLGTILRPNEPKSHSYFQSVSVTKVTLPDGVVEERRTVQDSQGRQETTVTRRRGDQAFITTTKEDGQSKHYREEVVNMDDRELAQFAGTWPRQDELHAPNLSDPSSALGSFFRRWFSSW from the exons ATGAGCTTTTACGACGCCTTTCGCGGTTTCTTCGGGTTCCCGGGGCGGCGCAG GCCCCGGGATCCGCTCTTCGGTGGCACGGCgtgggacgaggaggaggaggaggacgacgacGGCCCGTCCCTGGCACAGCCCCCCCAGGACTTCGCCTTCGGTTTCAGCCCCGGCGGATCCCGCGGTGCCTTCGAGGAGCTGTTCCGAGACGTGGGCGAGCTCCTGGGCGTCTTCGGGGGGGCCTGGGCTGGGCCCCCGCAGCCCTTCG AGCCCCCTCTGCCCGGCCCCAGCGAGGGCAGCACGGGGCGGCAGCTGCGGGACTCCATGCTGAAGCACCCAGACAGTCTCGCTCCCGATGCATCTCCAGGAGCTTCTGAGCGTGCCAGCGAGCCAGCCCGGCCCTGGAGACCCTTCCTGGGG GTGGAAGAcgctcacctggctcctccgagcCTCAAGGAAGACCAAG ACCTGGACTCCCAGGTCTCCTCCACAGGGCTGGGGACCATCCTGAGACCCAACGAGCCCAAGTCCCACTCTTACTTCCAAAGCGTCTCCGTCACCAAAGTGACTCTCCCTGACGGG GTGGTGGAGGAGCGCCGGACCGTGCAGGACAGCCAGGGCCGCCAGGAGACAACGGTGACCCGCCGGAGGGGGGACCAGGCCTTCATCACCACCACCAAGGAGGACGGGCAGAGCAAGCACTACCGGGAGGAGGTGGTCAACATGGATGACC ggGAGCTGGCACAGTTCGCGGGCACATGGCCACGGCAAGACGAGCTCCACGCTCCCAACCTGAGTGACCCTTCGTCCGCGCTGGGCAGCTTCTTCCGACGCTGGTTCTCAAGCTGGTAG